Proteins co-encoded in one Corylus avellana chromosome ca9, CavTom2PMs-1.0 genomic window:
- the LOC132191653 gene encoding UPF0481 protein At3g47200-like, giving the protein MGSNFVQGEASHVVSFDEYQEDYFNNIDHSLSRCNSSPGSEAEIVSHHQERVDENLNVHHLMPRRTSRRGSESEIKSLHQEGVDENLNVRHFMPISTSGPGSESEIESLHQEGVDEGHLAMMRNRISSIPLMIPRELLVAGNPCIFRLPERFKNINGKSYEPQMVSIGPYHRGKPHLQIMEEFKWQCLAYFLKRPHDLNLYMANLLPLEMRARNCYSETINNLTKSEFLEIMLLDGCFILELLRFLYSVEIEDIREVQSHPLARMGRLKLLKIYKDLLLLENQIPSFVLLQLFQLSRMAWSWGHTDRAFSFIGIKVFSAILGIRYSGDKSRFNGSFLHLLDMVRSIFIPPDHEAILQDRDEGFPLEYWYKPFNTIPSVSKLRHAGIKVNPRKDCFLVAEFLNGAIEMPNIILNDLMCSLLVNCVAFEQSYNNSSKHFSVYALFLDCLVNTVGDVEYLCDRRVIDNYIGTNLDAAGFINILGKDLTFDIDYFNLWSLFFNVNEYYRNRLNRHWTSFRREYFNKPWLWISALVALVLFVLTFLQTFFTIYAYVHPKN; this is encoded by the coding sequence ATGGGAAGCAATTTTGTTCAAGGAGAAGCCAGTCACGTTGTGAGTTTTGATGAATACCAAGAGGACTACTTCAACAATATAGACCACTCTTTGTCCAGATGCAACTCAAGCCCAGGAAGCGAAGCCGAGATAGTAAGCCATCATCAAGAAAGGGTCGACGAGAACCTCAATGTACACCACCTTATGCCCAGACGCACCTCAAGGCGAGGAAGCGAATCCGAGATTAAAAGCCTTCATCAAGAAGGGGTCGACGAGAACCTCAATGTCCGCCACTTTATGCCCATAAGCACCTCAGGGCCAGGAAGCGAATCCGAGATTGAAAGCCTTCATCAAGAAGGAGTTGACGAGGGCCACCTAGCGATGATGCGAAACAGGATCTCCTCCATCCCATTAATGATACCTAGAGAACTCCTCGTCGCCGGAAACCCTTGCATCTTCAGGCTTCCTGAGAGATTCAAGAACATCAACGGTAAGTCTTACGAGCCACAAATGGTGTCAATCGGGCCCTACCACCGTGGCAAGCCTCACCTCCAAATAATGGAGGAATTCAAGTGGCAATGCCTCGCCTACTTTCTCAAGAGGCCCCACGATCTAAATCTCTACATGGCAAACCTACTTCCACTTGAAATGAGAGCTAGAAACTGTTATTCCGAAACCATCAATAATCTCACCAAGAGTGAGTTCCTCGAAATTATGCTTCTTgatggttgttttattttagaattactTCGCTTCCTTTACTCTGTGGAAATCGAAGATATACGGGAAGTGCAAAGCCACCCTCTTGCCCGGATGGGTAGGCTAAAATTACTAAAGATCTACAAGGACTTGCTCCTGCTCGAGAATCAAATCCCCTCTTTTGTTCTGCTACAGTTATTTCAACTTTCCAGGATGGCTTGGTCTTGGGGGCATACAGATAGGGCCTTCTCCTTTATTGGCATAAAAGTTTTTTCAGCGATACTGGGAATCCGATACTCCGGAGACAAGTCTCGGTTCAACGGGAGTTTCTTGCATTTACTGGACATGGTTCGGTCCATTTTTATTCCACCCGATCATGAAGCTATTCTTCAGGATCGCGATGAAGGATTCCCGCTAGAGTACTGGTACAAACCATTCAATACTATTCCCAGTGTCTCGAAGCTCCGCCATGCGGGAATTAAGGTCAATCCACGTAAGGATTGCTTTTTGGTGGCTGAATTCTTGAACGGTGCGATTGAAATGCCCAATATAATTCTCAACGACTTAATGTGTTCTTTACTGGTGAACTGTGTCGCATTCGAGCAGTCCTACAACAACAGTTCAAAGCACTTCTCGGTCTACGCCCTTTTCTTGGACTGCCTTGTGAACACGGTCGGAGATGTCGAGTACCTTTGCGACCGCCGTGTCATTGACAATTACATCGGGACCAACCTCGACGCTGCAGGGTTCATCAACATTTTGGGCAAGGACTTGACCTTTGATATTGATTACTTCAATTTGTGGAGCTTGTTTTTCAATGTTAATGAGTATTATCGGAATAGGCTCAACAGGCACTGGACGAGCTTCAGGCGCGAGTATTTTAACAAGccatggttgtggatttcagCATTGGTTGCCTTGGTGCTCTTTGTGCTTACGTTTTTGCAGACCTTTTTTACCATCTATGCTTATGTACATCCTAAAAACTAG
- the LOC132162046 gene encoding UPF0481 protein At3g47200-like — MGSNFEEEEGNHVARNWEVNKEQLADIKEEIERCIKGLQSNIAARSSCCIYKVPLKLKENNGKNWYSPRIVSIGPHHYDGRDLNGDYKYQCLGSFLSRTKAKGIGLEHYMQKLYPHETKARQCYSPQPHINHISTDGFLEMMVVDGSFILELFYNFHDLRLLEISDPLAHLKWRLPYFYVDLLLLENQIPFFVLQQLFDISYKMPDGPSLTLLALRFFNNVMRRPSEVIERYANSENPPPLHLLDLVRSSLIPNHPTPPLKDADTHIQFIPCISNLRRSGIRVRPGKADSFLEVKFKNGVVEMPSITVNVFKRSLLLNCVAFEECHESISIRENESSTQRAINNSKVVTVYATFLDCLVNTTEDVQYLRERNVIENVIDNDPADDDNVALFINNLCKGLNFDKSHFYLDKVFKDVDDYHRNVCNVHCASFRHKYLNSPWSCISVLAATVLLLLTIAQTYYAVIGYVHPKK; from the coding sequence ATGGGAAgcaattttgaagaagaagaaggcaacCATGTTGCCAGAAATTGGGAGGTCAACAAGGAGCAGCTGGCCGACATTAAGGAGGAAATCGAGAGATGCATAAAGGGGTTACAAAGCAATATTGCCGCCAGGAGCAGTTGTTGCATCTACAAAGTCCCCTTGAAGTTGAAGGAGAACAATGGCAAGAACTGGTATAGCCCCCGCATCGTCTCCATCGGGCCCCACCACTACGATGGGAGAGACCTTAACGGTGATTACAAGTATCAGTGCCTCGGCTCCTTTCTGTCAAGGACCAAAGCCAAAGGAATAGGCTTAGAGCACTACATGCAAAAGCTGTACCCGCATGAAACAAAAGCTAGACAGTGTTATTCTCCACAACCACATATCAATCACATCTCCACCGATGGGTTCCTCGAAATGATGGTTGTTGATGGTTCTTTTATATTAGAATTGTTTTACAATTTTCATGATCTGAGATTGCTCGAGATTAGCGACCCTCTTGCACACCTGAAGTGGAGATTACCGTATTTCTACGTGGACTTGCTCCTccttgagaatcaaatcccttttTTTGTTCTGCAACAGTTGTTTGATATTTCTTATAAGATGCCCGACGGTCCGTCCTTGACCTTGCTTGCTTTACGATTCTTTAACAACGTTATGAGAAGACCCAGCGAAGTCATAGAGAGGTACGCCAATTCCGAAAATCCTCCGCCCTTGCATTTGCTGGACTTGGTCCGATCTAGTTTAATCCCAAACCATCCAACGCCACCACTGAAAGACGCTGACACACATATCCAATTTATTCCCTGCATCTCGAATCTTCGCCGTTCAGGGATTAGGGTCCGACCGGGCAAGGCGGACAGCTTCTTGGAGGTAAAATTTAAGAACGGTGTGGTTGAGATGCCCAGTATAACCGTCAACGTATTCAAGAGATCTCTCTTGCTGAACTGTGTGGCATTCGAGGAGTGCCACGAGAGCATCTCCATACGCGAAAACGAGAGCAGCACCCAGCGCGCTATAAACAACTCCAAGGTCGTCACAGTTTACGCCACTTTTTTGGACTGCCTTGTGAACACCACCGAAGACGTCCAGTACCTTCGCGAGCGCAACGTCATTGAAAATGTCATTGACAATGACCCTGCGGACGACGACAATGTTGCGCTCTTCATCAACAATTTGTGCAAGGGCCTGAACTTTGATAAGAGTCACTTTTATTTGGACAAGGTTTTCAAGGATGTGGACGATTATCATCGGAATGTCTGCAATGTTCATTGCGCGAGCTTCAGGCATAAGTATTTGAACTCGCCGTGGTCGTGCATCTCGGTCTTGGCTGCCACTGTGCTCTTACTGCTTACCATTGCACAGACCTACTACGCTGTCATCGGCTATGTGCAtcccaaaaaataa